A single window of Sporomusaceae bacterium DNA harbors:
- a CDS encoding ion transporter, with protein sequence MERDQKPLSQDWRERLFVIIFESDTPQGKAFDVALLWLIVLSVLAVILESVPDIEVRFDRMLYFAEWGFTGVFTVEYLLRVVCVRDKWRYMRSPLGLIDLMAVLPSYLSLFSFGMQYFLVIRVLRLLRVFRIMKLGRYVGEAQLLTRALKASRFKITVFLSTVLTLVVVIGTLMYMIEGAENGFTSIPVGMYWAIVTLTTVGFGDITPTTLAGRALAALVMILGYGIIAVPTGIVTVELAQQSRKREREAACAGCGCQDHDRDAVFCKLCGERLI encoded by the coding sequence ATGGAACGCGATCAGAAGCCGCTGTCCCAAGACTGGCGGGAGCGGTTGTTCGTCATTATTTTCGAGTCGGATACCCCGCAGGGGAAGGCGTTCGACGTGGCTCTGCTGTGGCTGATCGTGCTGAGCGTGCTGGCGGTCATCCTCGAGAGCGTGCCCGATATCGAGGTGAGGTTCGACCGGATGCTGTATTTCGCCGAGTGGGGGTTCACGGGCGTTTTCACAGTCGAGTACCTGCTGCGGGTCGTCTGTGTGCGGGATAAGTGGCGGTATATGCGCAGCCCGCTGGGGCTGATCGATCTGATGGCGGTTCTGCCTTCCTATCTCAGCCTGTTTAGTTTCGGGATGCAGTATTTCCTGGTAATCAGGGTGCTGCGGCTGTTGCGGGTCTTTCGGATTATGAAGCTCGGCCGTTACGTGGGCGAGGCCCAGCTCCTCACACGGGCGCTTAAGGCAAGCCGGTTCAAGATAACCGTTTTTCTGAGCACTGTGTTGACACTGGTCGTTGTCATCGGCACGCTGATGTATATGATCGAGGGGGCGGAGAACGGCTTTACCAGCATCCCGGTGGGAATGTACTGGGCGATCGTGACGCTTACGACGGTGGGCTTTGGCGATATCACGCCGACGACGTTGGCCGGGCGGGCGCTGGCCGCTCTGGTGATGATTCTGGGGTATGGGATCATTGCCGTGCCGACCGGGATTGTTACGGTAGAACTGGCGCAACAGTCCCGAAAACGGGAGCGGGAAGCGGCATGCGCCGGCTGCGGCTGTCAGGATCATGACCGCGACGCGGTCTTCTGTAAGCTGTGCGGGGAGCGGCTTATATAG
- a CDS encoding cupin domain-containing protein has translation MADGKRFVSPAEVETQVFDWGSLKWLSEPKTTGAVRFSTGVVLLEPGKGHANHNHPGVEEILYCVSGEGEQVVAGVKRPLVPGMLIHIPPDVFHETYNTGWEQLKLLAVYSPPGPETAFTTLPDCKVLPAGQIPVR, from the coding sequence GTGGCCGACGGCAAACGCTTCGTCAGCCCAGCCGAAGTGGAAACCCAGGTTTTCGACTGGGGGAGCCTGAAATGGCTCAGTGAACCCAAAACTACCGGCGCTGTCAGGTTCAGCACCGGCGTAGTCCTCCTCGAACCCGGCAAGGGGCATGCCAACCACAACCATCCCGGCGTCGAGGAAATACTCTACTGCGTTTCCGGCGAAGGAGAGCAGGTCGTCGCCGGCGTCAAGCGCCCCCTCGTCCCCGGCATGCTTATCCACATCCCGCCGGATGTATTTCACGAAACCTACAATACCGGCTGGGAACAACTCAAGCTTCTGGCCGTCTACAGTCCGCCCGGACCGGAAACCGCGTTTACCACCCTGCCGGACTGCAAAGTACTCCCGGCGGGCCAGATACCCGTTCGCTAA
- a CDS encoding Tm-1-like ATP-binding domain-containing protein: MAGKVILLGTLDTKGQEFKYIKDLIESTGVGTVVIDAGVKGRPYFLPDIANDRVAAAGGTPLAELLSKDDRGLAMEVMTKGAARILGELYDQGEVAGVISLGGSAGTTIGTAAMQALPVGVPKVMVSTMASGDTRPYVGVKDIAMMYSVVDISGINSLSRRILANAAFAVAGMAQGEAPAGAEDKPLIAATMFGVTTPCVTKAKEYLEAQGYELLVFHATGTGGLAMEGLIEGGFIKGVLDITTTEWADELAGGVLAAGPHRLEAAGKVGIPQVVSVGALDMVNFGPPDTIPAKYKDRLFYQHNLTVTLMRTTAEECRQLGEIIAAKLNAATGPVALFLPLKGVSLIDTAGKPFFGPEEDAALFAALRANIDRAKIELIEMDTDINDEKFALAMAAKMQSLLGKY, from the coding sequence GTGGCCGGCAAAGTGATTCTTTTGGGCACTCTGGACACCAAGGGTCAAGAGTTCAAGTACATCAAGGATTTGATCGAAAGCACCGGTGTCGGGACGGTGGTGATCGACGCCGGCGTCAAGGGCAGACCGTACTTCCTGCCCGACATCGCCAACGACCGGGTCGCCGCCGCCGGCGGGACGCCTCTGGCCGAACTGCTCAGCAAGGACGACCGGGGGCTGGCGATGGAGGTCATGACCAAAGGCGCGGCCCGCATACTGGGCGAGCTTTACGACCAGGGCGAAGTCGCCGGCGTCATCAGTCTCGGCGGCTCGGCCGGCACGACCATCGGCACGGCGGCGATGCAAGCCCTGCCTGTGGGGGTGCCGAAAGTGATGGTATCCACCATGGCCTCTGGCGACACCCGCCCCTACGTCGGCGTCAAGGACATCGCGATGATGTACTCGGTCGTCGACATCTCGGGAATCAACAGCCTGTCGCGCCGGATACTGGCCAACGCCGCCTTCGCCGTCGCCGGTATGGCTCAGGGCGAAGCGCCGGCCGGCGCCGAGGACAAACCGCTTATCGCCGCCACGATGTTCGGCGTTACCACCCCCTGCGTCACCAAAGCGAAAGAATACCTGGAGGCGCAAGGCTACGAACTGCTCGTCTTCCACGCCACCGGAACGGGCGGCCTGGCGATGGAAGGCCTGATTGAGGGGGGCTTCATCAAAGGCGTCCTCGACATCACCACCACCGAATGGGCGGACGAACTGGCGGGAGGAGTCCTGGCCGCCGGCCCGCATCGCCTGGAGGCGGCCGGGAAAGTCGGCATACCTCAGGTCGTGTCCGTGGGCGCCCTCGATATGGTCAACTTCGGCCCGCCGGACACCATCCCCGCCAAATACAAAGACCGCCTTTTCTACCAGCATAACCTCACCGTCACCCTTATGCGGACCACTGCCGAGGAATGCCGCCAGCTCGGCGAAATCATCGCCGCCAAACTCAACGCCGCCACCGGGCCTGTCGCTCTGTTCCTGCCGCTGAAAGGCGTTTCGCTCATCGACACGGCCGGCAAGCCGTTTTTCGGCCCCGAAGAAGACGCGGCCCTGTTCGCCGCCCTGCGGGCGAATATCGACCGCGCCAAGATCGAACTCATCGAGATGGACACCGACATCAACGACGAAAAATTCGCGCTGGCAATGGCCGCCAAAATGCAGTCGTTACTGGGAAAATACTAA
- a CDS encoding diguanylate cyclase → MTRVKNENIRVLLVDDTPANLEIAGSILEKEGYDLYIADSGVTALELIEATAFDLILLDIMMPGLDGFETYKMMRKFEKAKKVPVIFLSAKVDIESIVRGFELGAVDYIRKPFNEAELKARVRTHVELKKMREELELKNKSLQEAYDNLEITAATDVLTQLLNRREMMRRLEYERVKYSRNKRPFSIVLADIDYFKKVNDTYGHEAGDDVLIAIAMVTKGCTRKADSVARWGGEEFMLLLPETDAGGAMRLAEKIRRAIEHHTVFHGEAEIRVTITLGICEFTGIGFLDELISNADRALYRGKAEGRNRTAVYDGS, encoded by the coding sequence ATGACAAGGGTCAAGAACGAGAATATCAGGGTCTTGCTCGTGGACGACACGCCGGCCAACCTCGAAATTGCCGGCAGCATTCTGGAAAAGGAGGGCTATGACCTCTACATAGCCGACAGCGGCGTTACCGCCCTCGAACTTATCGAGGCGACTGCTTTCGACCTGATATTGCTCGATATCATGATGCCAGGACTGGATGGCTTCGAGACTTATAAAATGATGCGTAAGTTTGAGAAAGCCAAGAAAGTGCCGGTGATATTCCTTTCGGCGAAGGTGGATATTGAGAGTATCGTCCGTGGCTTTGAGCTGGGGGCGGTCGATTATATCAGGAAGCCTTTCAACGAAGCGGAGCTTAAGGCGCGGGTGAGAACCCACGTGGAGCTGAAAAAGATGCGCGAGGAATTGGAACTGAAAAACAAAAGCTTGCAGGAGGCTTACGACAATCTGGAGATAACTGCGGCTACTGATGTGCTCACCCAGCTCTTGAACCGCCGGGAAATGATGAGGCGTCTGGAGTACGAGCGAGTGAAATACTCGCGGAACAAGCGGCCTTTTTCGATCGTGCTTGCCGATATCGATTATTTCAAAAAGGTGAACGACACATACGGGCATGAGGCCGGGGACGATGTCCTGATCGCAATTGCCATGGTTACGAAAGGTTGCACGCGGAAGGCGGACAGCGTGGCGCGCTGGGGCGGCGAGGAATTCATGCTGCTGCTGCCGGAAACGGATGCTGGCGGGGCGATGAGGCTGGCGGAAAAGATCAGGCGGGCAATCGAGCACCACACCGTCTTTCATGGCGAGGCAGAGATAAGAGTGACGATTACGCTCGGCATCTGTGAGTTCACGGGCATCGGGTTTCTCGACGAATTGATTTCGAACGCGGACAGAGCCCTTTATAGAGGGAAGGCCGAGGGACGAAACCGCACCGCCGTGTACGACGGTTCGTAG
- a CDS encoding phosphoenolpyruvate hydrolase family protein, with translation MALTRSSVLAKIREQVKKGIPVIGAGAGTGISAKSAEAGGVDLIVIYNSGRYRMAGRGSLAGLMPYGDANAIVVEMASEVLPVVRQTPVLAGVCGTDPFRLMDVFLKELKAIGFVGVQNFPTVGLCDGVFRQNLEETGMGYDLEVEMIAKARELDLLTTPYVFSDDEAVKMTKAGADILVAHMGLTTKGTIGAKTALTLDDCVRRIQSMHDAAKKVNPDILVICHGGPIAEPEDASYVLARTKGVIGFYGASSMERLPTEKAIAAQVRAFKDIKF, from the coding sequence ATGGCACTTACGAGAAGTTCCGTACTGGCGAAGATAAGGGAACAAGTCAAGAAAGGAATCCCCGTCATCGGCGCCGGCGCCGGCACCGGCATATCGGCGAAAAGCGCCGAAGCCGGCGGCGTGGACCTAATCGTTATCTACAATTCCGGCCGTTACAGGATGGCCGGCAGAGGTTCGCTCGCCGGTCTGATGCCTTACGGAGACGCCAACGCCATCGTCGTCGAGATGGCCAGCGAAGTGCTGCCGGTCGTGCGGCAGACACCCGTACTCGCAGGCGTCTGCGGCACCGATCCCTTCCGTCTCATGGATGTCTTCCTCAAAGAACTTAAAGCGATCGGCTTTGTCGGCGTGCAAAACTTCCCCACTGTCGGCCTGTGCGACGGCGTTTTCCGGCAAAACCTCGAAGAAACCGGGATGGGGTACGATCTCGAAGTCGAGATGATCGCCAAAGCTCGCGAGCTCGACCTGCTCACCACCCCATACGTTTTTTCCGACGACGAAGCCGTGAAGATGACAAAGGCCGGGGCGGATATCCTCGTCGCCCACATGGGCCTCACCACCAAGGGGACGATCGGCGCGAAGACCGCCCTCACCCTCGACGACTGTGTCCGCAGGATCCAGTCGATGCACGACGCGGCCAAGAAGGTCAACCCCGACATTCTTGTCATCTGCCACGGCGGGCCGATCGCCGAACCGGAAGACGCCTCCTATGTGCTGGCGCGTACGAAAGGGGTCATCGGCTTCTACGGCGCTTCGAGCATGGAAAGGTTACCGACCGAGAAAGCCATCGCCGCCCAGGTCAGGGCGTTCAAGGACATCAAATTTTAG
- a CDS encoding C-GCAxxG-C-C family (seleno)protein: protein MDSGQPDVKQIAGQHFREGYNCAEAILRSFNTTLGLGLGDDALRLAAGFGGGIGHSGCVCGALAASIMVLGALEGRRSNEESRDEAYRVSSGFHDRFSGNFGGTCCRALNPHPFETKEHLRGCLKITGRTAEMLMEYIRENGIAGKTSGTSPR, encoded by the coding sequence ATGGATAGCGGGCAACCGGATGTCAAGCAGATAGCGGGGCAGCATTTCCGGGAAGGTTACAACTGCGCGGAGGCGATTTTGCGGTCGTTCAACACGACGCTCGGTCTGGGACTGGGTGACGACGCCCTGAGACTCGCCGCAGGCTTCGGCGGGGGCATCGGACACTCGGGCTGCGTGTGCGGGGCGCTGGCGGCTTCGATAATGGTGCTGGGGGCGCTTGAGGGACGGAGGAGCAATGAGGAGAGCCGCGACGAAGCGTACCGCGTCAGCTCGGGCTTCCACGACCGGTTCAGCGGCAACTTCGGGGGTACGTGCTGCCGGGCGCTCAACCCGCATCCTTTCGAAACCAAGGAGCATCTGCGCGGCTGCCTGAAGATCACCGGCCGGACAGCCGAAATGCTGATGGAATACATTCGGGAAAACGGAATCGCCGGTAAGACGTCCGGCACTTCCCCGCGATAG
- a CDS encoding EamA family transporter, whose amino-acid sequence MVFLYAFIAVLCLGLAPFFGKSVINCINPLTAFAIRTVIAAVLVLAWVLLSHTYFDIKNLPWTFWIIVTLEAAIAAVFADLAYFYALEKGSINQVALVISCAPLITMLTGYVAFDEMVSGKQIVGALLITCGLVIINIDF is encoded by the coding sequence ATGGTCTTTCTCTACGCCTTCATCGCTGTGCTGTGCCTCGGCCTTGCCCCCTTCTTCGGCAAATCGGTCATCAACTGCATCAATCCCCTCACCGCTTTCGCCATCAGAACCGTAATCGCCGCTGTCCTTGTCCTGGCCTGGGTGCTGCTCAGCCACACCTATTTCGATATCAAAAACCTTCCCTGGACATTCTGGATAATCGTCACCCTGGAAGCTGCGATCGCGGCCGTATTCGCCGACCTCGCCTACTTCTATGCCCTGGAGAAAGGCTCCATCAACCAGGTTGCCCTCGTCATCTCCTGCGCGCCGCTAATCACAATGCTAACTGGTTATGTGGCCTTCGACGAAATGGTCTCCGGCAAGCAGATCGTCGGCGCGCTGCTCATTACCTGCGGCCTGGTCATCATCAACATTGATTTCTGA
- a CDS encoding alpha/beta hydrolase, producing the protein MANTNPITSHRVTGGGGVSLYVEETGRADGRPILFIHGFNQCRLVWTKQTNSALADEFRLITLDNRGHGLSDKPQDAYGQSRLWADDIAAVIDSLRLDKPVLVGWSYAGLIILDYLRHYGEKSIAGINLVGARTCVGTPAAVAATGRDYLPLRPLMFSSDIAEAVDGLASFLRLCTFRPLPPEEYYLFLGFNAIVPPYVRQGLMSRSLGNDDLLPTLKKPFLVTHGKEDAIILPSHGEHNAALLANAKTSFYPEAGHNTFWEDAPRFNRELRAFAASL; encoded by the coding sequence ATGGCGAACACTAATCCTATTACCAGTCACCGGGTAACCGGCGGCGGCGGGGTCAGCCTCTATGTCGAGGAAACGGGCCGCGCCGACGGCCGGCCGATACTTTTCATCCACGGGTTTAACCAATGCCGGCTTGTCTGGACAAAACAGACCAATTCCGCCCTGGCGGACGAATTCCGTCTCATAACGCTCGACAACCGCGGCCACGGCCTGTCGGACAAGCCGCAGGACGCCTATGGGCAATCACGGCTGTGGGCCGACGATATCGCCGCCGTGATCGATTCTCTGCGGCTCGACAAACCTGTCCTCGTCGGCTGGTCCTACGCCGGCCTGATAATCCTCGACTACCTCCGCCATTACGGCGAGAAAAGCATCGCCGGCATCAACCTCGTCGGCGCCAGGACCTGTGTTGGCACACCCGCGGCCGTAGCCGCCACCGGCAGAGACTACCTGCCCCTCAGGCCGCTGATGTTCTCCAGCGATATCGCCGAAGCCGTCGACGGCCTCGCCAGCTTCCTCAGGCTCTGCACCTTCCGCCCCCTCCCTCCCGAGGAATACTACCTCTTCCTCGGCTTCAACGCCATCGTCCCGCCCTATGTCCGCCAAGGGCTGATGAGCCGCTCTTTGGGCAACGACGACCTGCTGCCGACCCTGAAAAAACCCTTCCTCGTCACCCACGGCAAAGAAGATGCAATCATCCTCCCCAGCCACGGCGAACACAACGCCGCCCTGCTGGCCAACGCCAAGACCTCCTTCTACCCCGAAGCCGGCCACAACACATTCTGGGAGGACGCGCCCCGCTTCAACCGGGAACTGCGCGCCTTCGCCGCTTCACTATAA
- a CDS encoding YdiU family protein, with protein MIKEKTEMDPGWKLDNSYACLPKTFFSIQTPTPVKSPQLIILNFPLAASLGLNIPALQSEDGVAALAGNVVPAGALPLAQAYAGHQFGHFTMLGDGRALLLGEQITPQGERFDIQLKGAGRTPYSRGGDGRAALGPMLREYIISEAMQALGIATTRSLAVVSTGEPVIRETILPGAILTRVAASHLRVGTFQYAAARGTPDDLRDLADYTLQRHFPDVDLGGNRYRALLQSVIARQARLIAAWQLVGFVHGVMNTDNMALSGETIDYGPCAFMDTYDPATVFSSIDLNRRYAYGNQPHIAGWNLARFAETLLPLLHADEKQAVTLAQDALSAYAELYHANWLAGMRAKLGIFNAETGDTALIEDLLGIMKEQQADYTNTFRGLTIGAQEEAAVFRSGEFARWREQWQARLTRQPQSAAAANQLMRSSNPAVIPRNHRVEAALESAVKHGDYTVMEKLLAVLSHPYAYSAEQDGYSSPPAPSACPYRTFCGT; from the coding sequence ATGATAAAGGAAAAAACAGAAATGGATCCGGGATGGAAGCTTGACAACAGTTACGCCTGTCTCCCGAAAACGTTTTTCAGCATCCAAACCCCAACCCCCGTGAAATCGCCGCAACTGATTATCCTCAACTTCCCCCTGGCAGCATCCCTGGGGCTGAATATCCCCGCGCTGCAAAGCGAAGACGGCGTAGCGGCGCTGGCCGGCAATGTCGTTCCCGCAGGCGCTTTGCCGCTTGCCCAGGCTTATGCGGGGCATCAGTTCGGGCATTTTACCATGTTGGGAGACGGACGGGCCCTTTTACTCGGCGAACAGATTACCCCGCAGGGCGAACGGTTCGACATCCAGCTCAAGGGGGCGGGGAGAACGCCCTACTCCCGCGGCGGCGACGGACGCGCGGCCCTCGGGCCGATGCTGCGCGAATACATCATCAGCGAAGCTATGCAGGCTCTCGGCATTGCCACTACCCGCAGCCTCGCCGTGGTATCCACCGGCGAACCGGTAATCCGCGAAACCATACTGCCTGGTGCTATTCTGACCCGCGTCGCGGCCAGCCACCTGCGCGTGGGCACTTTCCAGTACGCAGCGGCGCGGGGAACCCCTGATGATCTCCGCGATCTGGCCGACTATACGCTGCAGCGCCATTTCCCGGACGTTGACCTTGGCGGTAATCGCTATCGGGCGCTGCTGCAATCCGTAATCGCGCGCCAGGCCAGATTGATCGCCGCCTGGCAACTTGTCGGCTTTGTCCACGGGGTGATGAACACCGACAACATGGCCCTCAGCGGCGAAACCATCGACTATGGCCCCTGCGCCTTCATGGATACCTATGACCCGGCAACGGTGTTCAGTTCCATTGACCTCAACAGACGGTACGCTTACGGCAATCAGCCGCACATCGCCGGCTGGAATCTCGCGCGCTTTGCCGAAACCCTTCTGCCGCTGCTGCATGCCGACGAGAAACAGGCAGTCACCCTCGCCCAGGACGCGCTTTCCGCCTATGCGGAGTTGTATCACGCCAACTGGCTCGCCGGTATGAGAGCCAAACTGGGCATCTTCAACGCGGAAACCGGGGACACCGCCCTTATTGAAGACCTTCTCGGCATCATGAAGGAGCAACAGGCGGACTATACCAACACCTTTCGCGGGCTTACCATAGGCGCGCAGGAAGAAGCGGCCGTGTTTCGCTCCGGCGAGTTTGCCCGCTGGCGCGAACAATGGCAGGCCCGGCTAACAAGGCAGCCGCAATCCGCCGCCGCAGCAAATCAACTGATGCGCAGCAGCAACCCTGCCGTAATCCCCCGCAACCACCGGGTCGAAGCTGCTCTCGAAAGCGCGGTGAAACACGGCGATTACACCGTTATGGAGAAGCTCCTCGCGGTTCTGTCACACCCCTATGCCTACTCCGCCGAACAGGACGGGTATTCATCGCCGCCCGCGCCATCCGCCTGCCCCTACCGGACCTTCTGTGGCACTTGA
- a CDS encoding phosphoenolpyruvate hydrolase family protein, with translation MNTREAIRTTLAENIANNQPIIGVAVGSGLSAKQAIAGGADFLLALNAGRFRMAGISSLAALLPYANSNEMVLDFGAREIIPRAGNSPVIFGACATDVTIDHDALIAKIRARGFHGANNFPTVGLIDGVVRQTLEAEGLGFQREVEFVAKAARAGLFTVAFVFDENQGLAMAAAGADIICAHLGLTAGGKTGAKHAMSLENGVQLAGRIFAAVDRQYPGKIKMIYGGPVSTPEQTARFYGSTGAMGYIGGSSFERIPAETTIEEVTGQFKNFMRLKRENESLRRELFKKKVFDEIVGQSRLMQELFEIVSKVADKNVNILVCGESGTGKELVVRAIHYNSPRSSQPFIKVNCASIPDTLLESELFGHEKGSFTGATSKRVGLFELANHGTLFLDEVSEMSPGTQAKLLRAIQQQEFLRIGGNKPIKVDTRIICATNADLHAAVAQGKFREDLFYRINVVTIRTPPLRQHKEDIPLLVNYFLEKIRVKFNRDIRRLSPDTLDALMQHNWPGNVRELEHVLESAAILSDGDVIYCSDLPINPGQIARRGESAVNMPRAATASVERQIILGSLDQHAWHRQKTAQFLGITRRTLLNKMKKYGIRERETRDG, from the coding sequence ATGAACACGCGAGAAGCTATCAGGACAACATTGGCCGAAAATATCGCCAACAACCAACCGATAATCGGCGTGGCCGTCGGCTCCGGCCTGTCCGCCAAACAGGCTATCGCGGGCGGGGCCGATTTTTTGCTGGCCCTGAACGCCGGGAGGTTCCGCATGGCGGGGATAAGCTCATTGGCCGCTCTGCTGCCGTACGCCAACAGCAATGAAATGGTGCTCGACTTCGGCGCCCGCGAAATCATCCCCCGTGCCGGAAACAGTCCGGTCATCTTCGGCGCTTGCGCCACCGACGTCACCATCGACCATGATGCGTTGATAGCGAAAATCCGCGCCCGGGGCTTCCACGGCGCAAACAATTTCCCCACCGTCGGCCTTATCGACGGAGTTGTGCGTCAAACCCTGGAAGCGGAAGGCCTCGGGTTTCAGCGTGAAGTCGAGTTCGTCGCCAAAGCCGCCAGAGCCGGCCTGTTCACCGTCGCGTTCGTATTCGACGAAAACCAGGGGCTTGCGATGGCGGCTGCCGGCGCCGATATAATCTGCGCCCATCTGGGCCTGACCGCCGGCGGAAAAACAGGGGCCAAACACGCCATGTCGCTGGAAAACGGCGTACAGCTCGCCGGCCGCATTTTCGCGGCGGTCGACCGCCAGTACCCCGGCAAAATAAAAATGATCTACGGCGGGCCGGTATCCACCCCGGAGCAAACCGCGCGTTTCTACGGCAGCACCGGGGCGATGGGCTACATCGGCGGCTCGAGCTTCGAACGGATTCCGGCCGAAACGACGATCGAAGAAGTGACCGGGCAGTTCAAAAACTTCATGCGGCTCAAACGGGAAAACGAATCTCTTCGCCGCGAGCTTTTCAAGAAAAAGGTCTTCGACGAGATCGTCGGCCAGAGCAGGCTGATGCAGGAGTTGTTCGAGATCGTCAGCAAAGTCGCCGACAAAAACGTCAACATCCTGGTCTGCGGTGAGAGCGGCACAGGCAAAGAACTCGTCGTCAGGGCAATCCACTACAACAGCCCGCGCAGCAGCCAGCCGTTCATCAAAGTCAACTGCGCCTCGATTCCCGACACCTTGCTGGAGAGCGAGCTGTTCGGCCACGAAAAAGGCTCTTTCACCGGCGCCACCAGCAAGCGGGTCGGTTTATTCGAGCTGGCCAACCACGGGACGCTTTTCCTCGACGAAGTCAGCGAAATGAGTCCCGGTACCCAGGCGAAACTACTCAGGGCGATCCAGCAGCAGGAATTCCTCCGCATCGGCGGCAACAAGCCGATCAAGGTCGATACCCGGATAATCTGCGCCACCAATGCCGATCTCCACGCCGCCGTCGCCCAGGGGAAATTCCGCGAAGACCTGTTCTACCGGATTAACGTCGTCACGATCCGAACGCCGCCCCTGCGGCAGCACAAAGAGGATATCCCCCTGCTGGTAAATTACTTCCTGGAAAAGATCCGCGTCAAGTTCAACCGCGACATCCGGCGCCTGTCCCCGGACACCCTCGATGCCCTCATGCAGCACAACTGGCCAGGCAACGTCCGCGAGCTGGAACACGTGCTGGAAAGCGCCGCCATCCTCAGCGACGGCGATGTAATTTATTGCTCTGACCTGCCGATCAATCCCGGTCAGATCGCCCGCCGCGGCGAAAGCGCCGTCAATATGCCCAGGGCCGCCACCGCTTCGGTGGAAAGGCAGATCATCCTCGGCTCGCTCGACCAGCATGCCTGGCACCGGCAGAAAACCGCGCAGTTCCTCGGCATAACCCGGCGCACCCTGCTCAATAAGATGAAAAAATACGGCATCAGAGAGCGGGAAACGCGCGACGGATGA